From the genome of Eucalyptus grandis isolate ANBG69807.140 chromosome 2, ASM1654582v1, whole genome shotgun sequence, one region includes:
- the LOC104424810 gene encoding LOW QUALITY PROTEIN: dual specificity protein phosphatase 1 (The sequence of the model RefSeq protein was modified relative to this genomic sequence to represent the inferred CDS: inserted 1 base in 1 codon), protein MAHFDKSIEVQIQALQNLKKSLTECVDKDKDPCKIEEGLFLGSVGAANNKDALKTXNVTHILIVASILKPAYPDDFMYKVITVPDKVDTNIREYFDECFEFIDEAKRLGGGVLVHCFIGKSRSVTIVVAYLMKKHGMSLSQALEHVKSQRPQASPNSGFISQLEDYEKFLQGA, encoded by the exons ATGGCTCATTTTGACAAATCCATCGAGGTTCAGATCCAAGcgcttcaaaatttgaaaaagagcCTTACTGAGTGCGTTGATAAAGACAAGGACCCGTGCAAAATCGAAGAG GGTCTATTTTTGGGATCCGTCGGCGCTGCAAATAACAAGGATGCCCTTAAAA TTAATGTGACGCACATATTAATCGTGGCTAGTATTTTGAAACCTGCATATCCAGATGATTTCATGTATAAAGTAATTACAG TCCCGGATAAAGTCGACACAAACATAAGAGAATACTTTGATGAGTGCTTTGAATTTATTGATGAAGCCAAGAGATTGGGTGGAGGTGTGCTGGTCCATTGCTTCATTGGAAAATCTAGAAG TGTTACAATCGTTGTTGCTTATCTCATGAAAAAGCATGGCATGAGCCTTTCTCAAGCTTTGGAACATGTGAAGAGCCAACGGCCACAAGCATCTCCTAATTCTGGTTTCATTTCACAACTGGAGGACTATGAGAAATTTCTGCAAGGTGCCTAA
- the LOC104434677 gene encoding LOW QUALITY PROTEIN: heavy metal-associated isoprenylated plant protein 32 (The sequence of the model RefSeq protein was modified relative to this genomic sequence to represent the inferred CDS: deleted 2 bases in 1 codon), which produces MSKEEILKIQTCALKVNIHCDGCKQKIKKILQKIDGVFKIAIDSEQGKVTVAGTVDPALLIKKLVKSGKHAEVWGAQKPNNSNKNNNQSLLNNQLKNMQIDNGKGGGGNNKAQKGGNNNSISNSNQPKGGQHQQVPNLQQLQQLQQLQQLQQIKGFQDLKLPPQFKDLNMPFKDQSQSQSQKTVKFNLPVEDLGDDDFDEYEDDDDDDYEDEYDDALDDAHHALSKTKPVMGSGQGLLGQNFMFNGMMNGNNPQMMNVQKGGNAGGNVGNNGYNGKKGSGGGGGSGGGGGAGMPAQMSGGGSGGKKGKGGGGAGGNQNQAGGGGGKNGGGGLPQDARTGNNGGGGGSNNKSGQNGGHNVNSNGKKGGGGGGVGSGGGEEESEVLNSMIHGNFHNGGPKGMAMGNGNLGQMSGMNIPMGQMGNLSMGQMGGIPAVHGLPTGGAGGGPYFQGTTGQAAVIPGNPYFQQQQQQQQQPLQQQQQQQQQQQQQQQQQQQQQYLAALMNQQRAMGNERFQPMMYARPPPAVSYAPPYPYPYPHQYPPPGDQFTHFFSDENTGSCNVM; this is translated from the exons ATGAGTAAAGAAGAGATTTTGAAGATCCAG ACCTGCGCGCTTAAAGTGAATATCCACTGTGATGGGTGTAAGcagaagatcaagaaaatcTTGCAGAAGATTGATG GTGTGTTCAAAATCGCCATAGACTCAGAACAGGGCAAAGTGACGGTTGCAGGGACTGTAGACCCGGCTTTGCTCATCAAGAAGCTGGTGAAATCAGGAAAACATGCAGAGGTATGGGGTGCTCAAAAGCCCAACAACAGTAACAAGAACAACAATCAGAGCCTTCTCAACAACCAGCTCAAGAACATGCAAATCGACAATGGCAAAGGTGGTGGTGGCAACAACAAGGCCCAAAAGGGTGGGAACAACAACAGCATCAGCAACAGCAACCAGCCAAAGGGAGGTCAACATCAACAAGTTCCAAACTTGCAACAGCTCCAACAGCTCCAGCAGCTCCAGCAGCTCCAACAGATCAAAGGGTTTCAAGATCTGAAGCTGCCTCCTCAGTTCAAGGACCTGAATATGCCTTTCAAGGAccagagccagagccagagccagaAGACAGTGAAGTTCAATTTGCCTGTGGAGGATTTGggtgatgatgattttgatgagtatgaagacgacgacgacgatgactATGAAGATGAGTACGATGATGCTCTGGATGATGCACACCACGCTCTCAGTAAAACGAAGCCCGTGATGGGGAGTGGTCAGGGGCTCCTGGGTCAAAATTTCATGTTCAATGGGATGATGAATGGTAATAATCCACAGATGATGAATGTGCAGAAGGGAGGGAATGCTGGTGGAAATGTAGGGAACAATGGATATAATGGCAAGAAAGGCAGTGGGGGCGGCGGTGGCAGtggcggaggtggaggtgcgGGGATGCCTGCTCAGATGAGTGGTGGTGGAAGTGGTggtaagaaaggaaaaggtGGCGGTGGTGCCGGAGGAAATCAAAACCAAGCTGGTGGAGGTGGAGGGAAAAATGGAGGTGGGGGATTGCCTCAAGATGCCAGAACTGGTAataatggtggtggtggtgggtctAATAACAAGAGTGGTCAGAATGGTGGTCATAATGTCAACAGTAATGgcaaaaagggaggaggaggaggaggagtgggCAGCGGCGGGGGGGAGGAGGAAAG TGAAGTGTTGAACTCTATGATCCATGGTAATTTCCACAATGGGGGACCAAAAGGCATGGCCATGGGAAATGGAAATTTAGGGCAAATGAGTGGAATGAACATCCCGATGGGCCAAATGGGCAATCTATCCATGGGTCAAATGGGCGGCATCCCGGCCGTCCATGGCCTGCCCACTGGTGGAGCTGGTGGCGGCCCTTACTTCCAGGGCACCACCGGCCAGGCGGCGGTCATCCCTGGCAACCCGTATTTCcaacagcagcaacagcagcaacagcagccactgcagcagcagcagcagcagcaacagcaacagcagcagcagcagcagcagcagcagcaacaacaatACTTAGCGGCCCTTATGAATCAACAACGGGCAATGGGCAACGAGCGGTTCCAACCCATGATGTACGCCCGGCCGCCTCCGGCCGTCAGCTACGCCCCACCTTACCCATATCCGTACCCACACCAGTACCCACCACCGGGGGATCAGTTCACCCACTTCTTCAGCGATGAGAACACAGGAAGTTGCAACGTGATGTGA